A window from Lactiplantibacillus pentosus encodes these proteins:
- a CDS encoding glycerate kinase family protein, whose protein sequence is MHALIAIDSFKNSITSIQANQLVARRFEAHGLATTQVAIADGGEGTVAAWLANHAGGQSITAQTVDLAQQPLEATYGYFATEKLAVIEVAAASGIQFVTAQLTPLATNTYGTGLLIKDAIKHGARKIILGLGGSGTVDGGAGILRALGYRFLDANGNELAMIGADLGKVATIETQQVLPQLADVTFISAADVTNPLTGTNGAARIFGPQKGLPAAQIDAHDAALAHYMTIASGQVSAHAGDGAAGGIGFALRYFLHAQVQSGFQLLADVSQLKAKVAQADLVISGEGQVDDQSFMGKVPIQLSQMAQAADKPCYLLVGRQKGTNATFAEQGVTAVLPIVDQVMTLDQAMAQGPANLERMADRLARIISRTAR, encoded by the coding sequence ATGCACGCATTAATTGCCATTGATTCTTTCAAAAATTCCATCACGAGTATTCAGGCCAATCAGCTGGTGGCCCGGCGTTTTGAAGCACACGGATTAGCGACGACTCAGGTGGCGATCGCGGATGGTGGTGAAGGAACGGTTGCGGCCTGGTTGGCGAATCATGCGGGTGGTCAGTCGATTACGGCGCAGACCGTCGACTTAGCCCAACAGCCGCTGGAAGCAACATATGGCTATTTTGCGACTGAAAAACTAGCTGTGATTGAGGTCGCCGCTGCATCCGGCATTCAGTTTGTCACGGCTCAACTGACCCCGTTAGCCACGAATACTTACGGGACGGGCCTGTTGATCAAGGACGCAATCAAGCACGGGGCACGTAAAATTATTCTGGGCCTCGGTGGTAGTGGGACGGTCGATGGGGGTGCCGGCATTTTGCGAGCGCTCGGCTATCGGTTCCTAGATGCCAATGGAAACGAACTCGCGATGATTGGTGCTGATTTAGGCAAAGTGGCCACCATTGAGACGCAACAAGTCTTACCACAGCTCGCCGACGTGACATTTATCAGCGCGGCGGACGTGACGAATCCGTTGACTGGGACCAATGGCGCGGCGAGAATCTTTGGCCCACAAAAAGGGTTGCCTGCCGCCCAAATCGACGCACACGATGCGGCCCTGGCGCACTATATGACGATTGCGAGTGGCCAAGTGAGCGCCCATGCTGGTGATGGTGCGGCGGGTGGAATCGGCTTTGCTTTGCGCTATTTCTTACATGCTCAGGTGCAATCTGGTTTTCAGCTACTCGCCGACGTGAGCCAGTTGAAGGCCAAGGTGGCGCAAGCTGATTTGGTCATTTCGGGCGAGGGCCAAGTCGACGACCAGAGCTTTATGGGCAAAGTCCCGATTCAGTTGAGTCAAATGGCACAGGCAGCGGATAAACCGTGTTATCTCCTCGTTGGCCGGCAAAAAGGGACTAACGCAACATTTGCCGAACAGGGGGTCACCGCCGTCTTGCCCATCGTTGACCAAGTCATGACCTTAGACCAAGCCATGGCACAAGGACCGGCCAATCTGGAACGGATGGCTGACCGCTTAGCCCGGATTATCAGTCGGACTGCACGCTAG
- a CDS encoding alpha/beta hydrolase codes for MKKTRVLAGIGAPAAIFSTALIASEKLYNFAFKRVDYVPETSADKQKYADAYYAYVDWLHRQPVKQWQLNVQDEANHLVAQYVPAKTTSNRTVIISHGYKGDGETMANYAYMFHQMGYNVLLPDDRGHGQSAGKYISFGWQDRRDYLGWIDKVLRINGQHTKIILFGVSMGGATVEMMSGEDLPPQVKAIIADCGYSSIEEELAYLLKRQFHLPKSPFVPIVSFINRHRMGYYLSDVSSVEQLKRNHLPIFFIHGEKDVYVPSWMLKENYQAANGPKQMWQVPNATHAESFWIGPAEYQRHIAAFLDQYVPAD; via the coding sequence ATGAAGAAAACACGCGTGTTGGCAGGAATTGGGGCCCCGGCAGCCATCTTTTCAACTGCCCTAATTGCGAGTGAAAAGCTCTATAATTTTGCTTTCAAACGCGTCGATTACGTGCCCGAAACGTCCGCAGACAAACAAAAATACGCCGATGCGTACTACGCTTACGTCGATTGGTTGCATCGTCAACCAGTCAAACAGTGGCAACTCAACGTGCAAGACGAAGCGAACCATCTCGTTGCGCAGTACGTACCTGCCAAAACGACCAGCAACCGTACCGTCATCATCTCCCACGGCTATAAGGGCGACGGCGAGACGATGGCCAACTACGCCTATATGTTTCACCAAATGGGCTACAACGTCTTATTGCCAGACGACCGCGGTCACGGCCAGAGTGCTGGTAAATATATCAGTTTTGGCTGGCAAGATCGCCGCGACTACCTCGGCTGGATCGATAAAGTCCTTCGCATCAACGGTCAGCACACCAAAATCATTTTATTCGGCGTCAGCATGGGTGGCGCGACCGTTGAAATGATGAGTGGTGAAGACTTACCACCACAGGTCAAGGCAATCATCGCCGATTGCGGTTACTCCAGTATCGAAGAAGAGTTAGCGTACTTACTAAAACGCCAATTTCATTTACCAAAATCCCCCTTTGTGCCGATCGTCAGCTTCATTAACCGCCACCGAATGGGCTACTACTTGAGTGATGTCAGTTCCGTTGAACAGCTAAAACGGAATCACCTCCCAATCTTCTTCATCCACGGCGAAAAAGACGTCTACGTGCCCAGCTGGATGCTCAAAGAAAATTATCAAGCCGCCAATGGCCCCAAACAGATGTGGCAAGTCCCTAATGCCACGCACGCAGAAAGTTTCTGGATTGGCCCGGCCGAATATCAACGGCATATCGCCGCCTTTTTAGACCAATACGTGCCTGCAGACTAA
- a CDS encoding DegV family protein, giving the protein MTIKIVTDSSVQLTAAEIEQYDIEVVPLLVGFGGDLIADTAVSAAEFDQQMAVSPILPTTSQPPIGDFVTCYDALTKDGSQVLSLHLTETLSGTVNAARQAAKLASGDVTVIDTQAADRGMSFQVLTAARMAHAGADMAAILAKIAVIRQHTKTYLFVDTLDNLVKGGRVPKLAGVVTNLIKLKFVFELVDGKLKFYTRGRGKKALIKAQAQILDQLADATRVEAAGISYVGEPSVAEAPEKLLQQVVPQADLLVARTSPIIATHTGVGAYALMFYTVD; this is encoded by the coding sequence ATGACAATTAAAATCGTCACCGATTCTTCGGTCCAATTAACGGCGGCCGAGATTGAACAGTATGATATTGAAGTTGTTCCGTTACTCGTGGGGTTCGGTGGCGACTTGATTGCGGATACAGCGGTCAGCGCGGCTGAATTCGATCAACAAATGGCAGTCAGCCCGATTCTGCCTACGACTAGTCAACCGCCAATCGGCGACTTTGTGACCTGCTACGACGCGCTGACGAAGGATGGCAGCCAAGTCTTATCCCTTCATCTGACCGAGACGTTGAGCGGAACGGTGAACGCAGCCCGTCAAGCAGCTAAGTTGGCTAGTGGTGATGTGACCGTCATCGATACCCAAGCCGCTGACCGGGGCATGTCTTTTCAAGTGCTGACGGCTGCGCGGATGGCTCATGCCGGAGCGGATATGGCGGCCATTTTAGCTAAAATCGCTGTTATTCGGCAACATACCAAGACTTATTTATTCGTGGATACCCTGGATAATTTGGTCAAAGGTGGCCGGGTGCCGAAGTTGGCAGGGGTGGTCACGAACTTGATCAAATTAAAATTTGTCTTTGAATTAGTCGATGGAAAATTAAAATTCTATACGCGCGGTCGGGGGAAGAAAGCGCTGATTAAAGCGCAGGCCCAAATCCTAGACCAATTGGCGGATGCGACCCGGGTCGAAGCAGCCGGAATTTCGTACGTGGGGGAACCAAGCGTTGCGGAAGCGCCTGAAAAGCTCCTTCAGCAGGTCGTGCCCCAAGCTGATTTACTGGTTGCGCGAACTAGTCCAATTATTGCGACTCATACGGGTGTTGGCGCTTACGCGTTGATGTTCTATACCGTCGATTAA
- the purB gene encoding adenylosuccinate lyase: MIDRYTRPEMGKVWSLENQYQAWLEVEIAADEAWAELGKIPASDVAKIRENAKFDVDRIAEIEAVTHHDVVAFTRDVSESLGAERKWVHYGLTSTDVVDTAQGYRLKQANAIIRQDLQDLRATLAQQAKKYKYTVEMGRTHGVHAEPTTFGLKIARWYSEINRDIERFEHAAAGVEAGKISGAVGTFANIPPFVEEFVCKRLGLRAQEISTQVLPRDLHAEYIASLALIATSVEVFATEIRGLQKSETHEVEEFFNKGQKGSSAMPHKRNPIGSENVTGLARVIRGHMMTAYEDVPLWHERDISHSSAERIILPDTTILVDYILTRINKIIKTLTVFPERMKQNMDATYGLIYSQRVLLKLIDTGMSRESAYDLVQPLTAKSWDEQLQFKPLVEGNAEIREHLDQAAIDDAFDYHYHLRHVDEIFERLGLDD; encoded by the coding sequence ATGATTGATCGTTATACGCGTCCCGAGATGGGCAAAGTATGGTCGTTAGAAAATCAGTATCAAGCGTGGTTGGAAGTAGAGATTGCTGCAGACGAGGCCTGGGCTGAATTGGGGAAGATTCCGGCAAGTGATGTTGCTAAAATTCGAGAAAATGCCAAGTTTGATGTTGATCGGATCGCGGAAATCGAAGCCGTAACGCATCATGATGTGGTTGCTTTTACGCGTGATGTTTCCGAATCATTAGGCGCCGAACGTAAGTGGGTTCATTATGGCCTGACAAGTACTGACGTGGTCGACACTGCTCAGGGGTACCGGTTGAAGCAGGCCAATGCGATTATTCGCCAAGACTTACAGGACTTACGGGCGACACTAGCACAACAGGCGAAAAAATATAAATATACGGTTGAAATGGGCCGGACGCACGGTGTCCACGCTGAACCAACCACCTTTGGCTTGAAGATTGCCCGTTGGTATTCAGAAATCAACCGGGATATCGAACGCTTCGAACACGCAGCTGCGGGCGTTGAAGCGGGTAAAATCAGTGGTGCCGTGGGGACGTTCGCCAACATCCCACCGTTTGTCGAAGAATTTGTCTGCAAACGACTCGGCTTGCGCGCACAAGAAATCTCAACACAAGTCTTACCACGTGACTTGCACGCGGAATACATTGCAAGCTTAGCCTTGATTGCAACCAGCGTTGAAGTGTTTGCAACCGAAATTCGCGGCTTACAAAAGTCTGAGACCCATGAAGTTGAAGAATTCTTCAATAAAGGACAAAAGGGGTCCTCAGCGATGCCGCATAAACGTAATCCAATCGGTTCTGAAAATGTGACTGGGTTGGCACGCGTTATCCGTGGTCACATGATGACGGCCTACGAAGACGTGCCATTGTGGCATGAACGCGACATTTCGCACTCATCTGCAGAGCGGATCATTTTACCAGATACGACGATCTTGGTGGACTACATCTTGACGCGAATCAACAAGATCATTAAGACGTTGACGGTCTTCCCAGAGCGGATGAAGCAGAATATGGATGCGACTTACGGGTTGATCTATAGTCAACGCGTCTTGTTAAAACTGATTGATACCGGCATGTCACGTGAAAGTGCCTATGACCTGGTTCAACCGTTAACGGCTAAGTCCTGGGATGAGCAGCTCCAATTCAAGCCACTCGTCGAAGGCAACGCCGAAATTCGCGAACACTTGGACCAAGCCGCTATCGATGACGCCTTTGACTACCATTATCACTTACGCCACGTTGACGAGATTTTCGAACGATTAGGATTAGACGATTAA
- a CDS encoding adenylosuccinate synthase: MASVVVVGSQWGDEGKGKITDFLSQEADVVSRYQGGDNAGHTIVFNGQTFKLRLIPSGIFFHDKLAVIGNGVVLNPKSLVEELQYLRDNGVNPDNLRISNRAHVILPYHITLDGAQEKAKAGGKIGTTNKGIGPAYMDKAERIGIRMADLLDKDTFAALLKRNLAEKNQIITKLYDLEPLKFEDIFDDYYAYGQTLKPFVTDTSVVINDALDNGQRVLFEGAQGVMLDIDQGTYPYVTSSNPVAGGVTIGSGVGPSKIDNCVGVLKAYTSRVGDGPFPTELFDEVGDFIRETAHEYGTVTKRPRRIGWFDSVVLRHAKRVSGFTHLSLNCLDVLTGLKTIKVCTAYDLNGETIYHYPASLKELEACKPIYEELPGWDEDITGVKTFEELPTNAQNYLRKLEELVGVKIATFSVGPDREQTNVIDHDIWG, encoded by the coding sequence ATGGCATCAGTCGTAGTAGTAGGTAGCCAGTGGGGCGATGAAGGTAAAGGAAAGATCACGGACTTTTTGAGTCAGGAAGCAGATGTGGTATCACGTTACCAAGGCGGCGACAACGCCGGCCACACCATCGTATTTAATGGACAAACTTTCAAATTACGGCTGATTCCATCTGGGATTTTCTTCCACGACAAACTCGCCGTAATTGGGAATGGCGTCGTGCTAAATCCCAAGTCATTAGTTGAAGAATTACAATATTTGCGCGATAACGGCGTTAACCCTGATAACCTGAGAATTTCAAATCGGGCCCACGTCATCTTGCCTTATCACATCACCTTAGATGGTGCTCAAGAAAAGGCTAAGGCTGGCGGCAAGATTGGGACGACCAACAAAGGGATCGGCCCAGCTTACATGGACAAAGCCGAACGAATCGGGATTCGGATGGCCGACTTACTCGACAAGGACACGTTTGCCGCTTTACTCAAACGCAACTTAGCCGAAAAGAACCAAATCATTACCAAGCTCTATGATCTGGAACCACTTAAATTTGAAGATATTTTTGATGACTATTACGCTTATGGGCAAACTTTGAAGCCATTCGTGACGGATACTTCTGTTGTGATCAACGATGCGCTCGATAACGGCCAACGGGTACTCTTTGAAGGCGCTCAAGGCGTGATGTTGGATATCGACCAAGGGACTTATCCTTACGTCACTTCCTCAAACCCAGTCGCCGGTGGGGTCACCATTGGTAGTGGCGTCGGCCCTTCTAAGATCGACAACTGTGTCGGTGTTTTAAAGGCTTACACCTCTCGCGTTGGTGACGGACCATTCCCAACTGAACTCTTCGATGAAGTGGGTGATTTCATCCGTGAAACGGCCCACGAATACGGTACCGTTACGAAGCGGCCACGGCGAATCGGCTGGTTTGATAGCGTCGTGTTACGGCATGCCAAACGAGTCTCTGGGTTTACCCACCTCAGCTTGAACTGCTTGGACGTCTTGACTGGCTTGAAGACCATCAAGGTATGTACCGCTTATGACCTGAACGGCGAAACCATCTATCACTACCCAGCCAGTCTGAAGGAATTGGAAGCTTGCAAGCCGATTTACGAAGAACTACCTGGCTGGGACGAAGATATTACGGGCGTGAAGACCTTTGAAGAACTCCCAACGAATGCCCAAAATTATTTACGTAAATTAGAAGAACTCGTTGGCGTTAAGATCGCGACCTTCTCTGTCGGTCCCGACCGTGAACAAACCAACGTGATCGACCACGACATTTGGGGATAA
- a CDS encoding LrgB family protein, with the protein MSYLLNNPFFGIGLSVLVYGIGEYFYHKTNRFVLFQPLFFGMLLGIGLLVLIASILKAPVQKVYEAYQVGGDWLFWFVAPATVSFAVPLYKRNDIFKKHWDVILMALAIGLLLSLFGIYGVSRLLGLTDAALGAMLVQAATTAIALPVAESVGGDQAIAAFAVILNSVLIYALGDHFIRWFKLHKNPLGAGLGFGIAGNAVGATKAIEVSEAAGATGAIAFVVARILVNFMVPGFAQLIGLG; encoded by the coding sequence GTGAGTTATCTTCTCAATAATCCGTTTTTCGGGATCGGGTTGTCGGTCTTAGTTTATGGGATTGGCGAGTATTTCTATCACAAAACAAATCGCTTTGTGTTATTCCAACCATTGTTCTTTGGAATGCTGCTCGGGATTGGTTTATTGGTATTGATTGCGTCGATTCTTAAGGCACCCGTGCAAAAAGTTTATGAAGCGTACCAGGTTGGTGGCGATTGGCTATTCTGGTTTGTGGCGCCTGCCACGGTATCGTTTGCCGTCCCACTGTATAAGCGTAATGATATTTTTAAGAAACACTGGGATGTCATCTTGATGGCCCTCGCGATTGGCTTGTTATTGTCATTATTCGGGATTTACGGTGTGTCTCGCTTACTTGGATTGACCGATGCGGCGCTGGGCGCGATGTTAGTTCAAGCAGCCACGACCGCGATTGCCTTGCCTGTCGCTGAATCGGTGGGCGGGGATCAAGCAATTGCCGCGTTTGCCGTGATTCTGAATTCAGTTCTGATCTACGCGTTAGGCGACCATTTTATTCGGTGGTTCAAACTCCACAAAAATCCGCTGGGCGCGGGACTGGGTTTTGGTATCGCGGGTAACGCCGTCGGGGCCACCAAAGCGATTGAAGTCAGCGAGGCCGCGGGTGCGACAGGGGCGATTGCCTTCGTCGTTGCGAGAATTTTGGTCAATTTTATGGTTCCAGGTTTTGCACAGTTGATTGGGTTAGGCTAG
- a CDS encoding CidA/LrgA family protein: MKKGAFIKQIVIYGLILLASSLIANLANKLWPAFPMPTPLIGMIMLYLLLTFKVVKLEQVAGVSNFFVQFISLIFIPSGIALVTKLDVLKAEGVQIVIVIIVSTLMLLLFTAGIAWILIQVKEWLAARRSSNQMEVEED, from the coding sequence ATGAAAAAAGGCGCATTTATAAAACAAATTGTCATTTACGGCTTGATTTTATTAGCTAGTAGTTTGATTGCTAATTTAGCCAACAAACTCTGGCCCGCATTTCCAATGCCAACGCCGCTCATTGGAATGATCATGTTATACCTGTTGTTGACGTTCAAAGTGGTCAAGCTTGAGCAGGTTGCCGGCGTTAGTAACTTTTTCGTTCAATTCATCAGTCTGATTTTTATCCCATCAGGAATCGCGTTGGTGACGAAACTAGACGTGTTGAAAGCGGAAGGCGTTCAAATCGTGATCGTGATTATCGTTTCGACGTTGATGTTATTATTGTTTACCGCGGGAATCGCCTGGATTTTGATTCAGGTCAAAGAATGGCTAGCAGCGCGACGAAGCAGTAATCAGATGGAAGTTGAAGAAGATTAA
- a CDS encoding dihydrolipoyl dehydrogenase family protein — MATQYDYDVLYIGAGHATFDGAAPLAKTGVRVGVIESGLIGGTCPNRGCNAKITLDEPVKLTREAARLNDLLSSAPTINWTANVAHKQEIIDPLPAGLTARLEDGGAKIIHGHATFKDNHTVIVDDDQTITAEKIVIATGLKPHRLDIPGTELAHDSSDFMNLKQLPQNLVIIGAGYIGMEFATIANAAGANVTVMLHGDQALRDFYQPYVEQVVADLTERGVKFIKNANVQAFEQQPVQLQVRYGDNQQLTADWILDATGRIPNLDGLGLDQVGVKYDRHGVYVNDYLQTNIDNIYAAGDVLANDLPKVTPAAYFESKYLMRLFSGQTTDPIDYPVIPSVVFTSPRIAQAGMKIPDAEKAGLDVAENDLANYWYYQVSREPIAASKQVHDKDGHLVGVTEISDQAENAVNALLPAIEYQLDRDQVDRLIGIFPTIGYAAWHRA; from the coding sequence ATGGCAACTCAGTACGATTACGACGTATTATACATTGGTGCGGGCCACGCGACCTTTGATGGCGCGGCCCCACTCGCTAAGACCGGGGTCCGAGTCGGTGTGATTGAAAGTGGTTTAATTGGTGGGACCTGCCCTAATCGCGGGTGTAATGCCAAAATCACGCTCGATGAACCAGTCAAACTCACCCGTGAAGCTGCTCGCTTGAACGACCTGTTAAGTAGTGCGCCGACCATCAACTGGACGGCCAACGTGGCGCATAAACAAGAAATCATCGACCCCTTACCAGCTGGTCTAACCGCTCGTTTGGAAGATGGTGGCGCCAAGATTATTCATGGCCACGCGACGTTCAAAGATAACCACACCGTAATCGTGGATGACGACCAAACGATCACCGCTGAAAAGATCGTGATTGCGACCGGCTTGAAGCCCCACCGTTTGGACATTCCGGGTACTGAATTAGCCCATGACAGCAGCGACTTCATGAACCTCAAGCAGTTGCCGCAAAACCTCGTCATTATTGGGGCCGGCTATATCGGCATGGAATTCGCGACGATTGCCAATGCCGCTGGCGCTAACGTGACAGTGATGCTTCACGGTGACCAAGCGCTCCGCGACTTCTATCAACCTTACGTTGAACAAGTCGTTGCTGACTTAACCGAACGAGGCGTCAAATTCATCAAAAATGCGAACGTTCAAGCGTTCGAACAACAACCCGTCCAACTTCAAGTGCGCTATGGCGATAATCAACAATTAACGGCTGACTGGATTTTAGACGCCACCGGCCGGATTCCGAACTTAGACGGCTTAGGTTTGGACCAAGTCGGCGTCAAATACGACCGCCACGGGGTCTACGTTAACGATTATCTCCAAACCAACATCGATAACATTTACGCGGCCGGTGATGTGCTCGCCAACGACTTGCCAAAGGTCACCCCTGCCGCTTACTTCGAGTCCAAATACTTGATGCGCCTATTCTCTGGTCAGACCACTGACCCCATCGACTATCCGGTCATTCCATCCGTGGTCTTCACCTCACCACGAATCGCTCAAGCCGGGATGAAGATTCCAGACGCTGAAAAAGCTGGTTTGGACGTGGCCGAAAATGATTTAGCCAATTACTGGTATTACCAAGTCTCCCGTGAACCGATCGCCGCTAGCAAACAAGTTCATGACAAGGACGGCCATCTCGTCGGCGTCACTGAAATCAGCGACCAGGCCGAAAACGCGGTCAACGCGCTATTACCAGCCATTGAATATCAATTGGACCGGGACCAAGTCGACCGCCTGATCGGCATCTTCCCAACCATCGGCTATGCCGCCTGGCACCGGGCTTAA
- a CDS encoding TM2 domain-containing protein has translation MINNANLRGQLTNEEVLVLNSEIELRKKSALITYLLCLFIGTLGAHRYYVGKTGSTIAMTLITVLTLGFGAIVTGIWALVDLFLINGWLQDDRSQIEANTIQTILNKR, from the coding sequence ATGATCAATAACGCGAATTTACGGGGACAATTGACCAATGAAGAAGTACTTGTGCTTAACTCTGAAATCGAACTACGGAAGAAGTCAGCATTGATTACCTACCTACTCTGCCTATTCATCGGCACATTAGGCGCTCATCGTTACTACGTGGGCAAAACTGGTTCGACAATCGCCATGACCTTGATTACGGTGCTGACATTAGGCTTTGGTGCCATTGTGACGGGAATCTGGGCACTAGTTGACTTATTTCTGATCAACGGTTGGCTACAAGATGACCGCTCACAAATTGAAGCCAACACGATTCAAACCATCTTGAACAAGCGGTAA
- a CDS encoding zinc metallopeptidase has protein sequence MFYSFFDPTYLLVILGLVISMAASGYVNSTFRHYDAYRSQSGTSGTDAARFILSQSGITDVGVQKISGDLTDNYNGQTKVLSLSEATADSTSVAAIGVAAHECGHAVQDNVGYWPMRLRTALVPVANIGSSLSLPLIIIGVLLSYNQSLIHLGIALFSLALLFQLVTLPVEFNASRRALQILSDGQVLTRDEVPMVRKVLVAAALTYVAAALSTFLQLLRLIILFGGNRDDN, from the coding sequence TTGTTCTATTCATTTTTTGACCCAACTTATTTACTCGTGATCCTTGGGTTGGTCATCTCAATGGCTGCCTCGGGTTACGTCAACAGTACCTTCCGCCACTATGATGCCTACCGGAGCCAATCCGGAACGTCGGGGACCGATGCGGCCCGTTTCATCCTCAGTCAATCTGGGATTACCGATGTGGGCGTCCAAAAAATCAGCGGTGACCTGACCGATAACTATAATGGACAGACAAAAGTCCTCAGCTTGTCAGAAGCAACCGCTGACTCCACCTCAGTCGCCGCAATCGGGGTCGCTGCTCACGAATGCGGACACGCCGTTCAAGATAACGTCGGCTACTGGCCAATGCGACTACGGACTGCTTTAGTTCCCGTCGCCAACATCGGGTCGTCACTATCATTACCGCTGATTATTATTGGCGTCTTGCTTAGTTACAACCAGTCCCTGATTCACTTGGGAATCGCGCTCTTCTCATTGGCGTTACTATTTCAATTAGTCACGCTACCCGTTGAATTCAACGCCTCACGTCGCGCCTTACAGATTTTATCAGATGGTCAAGTGCTAACCCGCGATGAAGTCCCGATGGTACGTAAAGTGCTCGTTGCGGCTGCTTTAACCTACGTCGCAGCGGCACTGTCGACATTCTTACAATTGCTTCGCCTGATCATCTTGTTCGGTGGCAATCGAGACGACAACTAA
- a CDS encoding GMP reductase, with amino-acid sequence MEIFDYEDIQLIPNKCVINSRSEADTTVALGGRRFKIPVVPANMATVINDDIAKWLATNDYFYIMHRFAPETRRAFIETMHADKLYASISVGVKASEYDFIDDLAANQIVPEYITIDIAHGHADSVIAMIKHIKDVLPASFVIAGNVATPAAVRDLENAGADATKVGVGPGKACITKVKTGFGTGGWQLAAVRWCAKAARKPIIADGGVRTNGDIAKSIRFGATMVMIGSMLAGHQESPGNILKIDGKTYKQYYGSASETQKGEHKNVEGKQMLVPYRGHLADTLNEMQEDLQSSISYAGGRDLKAITKCDYVVVKNSIYNGD; translated from the coding sequence ATGGAAATTTTTGATTACGAAGACATTCAATTAATTCCAAACAAGTGTGTGATTAACAGTCGTTCCGAAGCTGACACCACCGTGGCACTCGGCGGCCGGCGTTTCAAGATTCCAGTGGTACCTGCCAACATGGCGACCGTCATTAATGACGACATCGCTAAGTGGCTTGCGACCAACGACTACTTCTATATCATGCATCGTTTTGCGCCAGAAACACGGCGGGCCTTTATCGAAACGATGCACGCTGACAAACTGTATGCATCGATCTCGGTCGGTGTCAAAGCGAGTGAATACGACTTTATCGACGACCTAGCTGCTAATCAGATCGTCCCTGAATACATTACGATCGACATTGCGCATGGTCATGCTGACAGCGTCATTGCCATGATCAAGCACATCAAGGACGTCCTGCCAGCCAGCTTCGTGATTGCCGGTAACGTTGCCACCCCGGCCGCCGTGCGTGACCTAGAAAACGCCGGCGCGGATGCCACCAAAGTTGGCGTGGGCCCTGGTAAAGCCTGCATCACGAAGGTCAAGACGGGCTTCGGAACGGGTGGCTGGCAGTTAGCGGCTGTCCGCTGGTGCGCCAAGGCCGCTCGTAAGCCAATCATCGCGGACGGCGGTGTCCGGACCAATGGCGACATTGCCAAGTCCATCCGCTTCGGTGCGACGATGGTCATGATTGGTTCGATGTTAGCTGGGCACCAAGAATCACCCGGCAACATTTTAAAAATCGATGGCAAGACTTATAAACAATATTATGGTTCAGCCAGTGAAACGCAAAAAGGCGAACATAAAAACGTTGAAGGCAAGCAGATGTTGGTCCCTTACCGTGGCCACTTAGCCGACACCCTCAACGAAATGCAAGAAGACTTACAATCATCGATCTCCTACGCGGGTGGCCGCGACTTAAAGGCCATTACCAAGTGCGATTACGTGGTCGTTAAGAATTCCATCTATAACGGTGATTAA
- a CDS encoding GNAT family N-acetyltransferase — protein sequence MFVGPHVALAVPQPEDFDEISDWYTDADFVRKMDTAAARPLTGEDLERTYRNLDRHTEYYFHIHSLEDDHLMGFVTLFNIEWNNQIAQLAIAIGDPEERGHGYGTEALSLILNYAFNELNLYKVCLDVIATNTAAIAVYQNSGFEFEGTNKRAIKRDGQRIDLHHMGLFADDFQPRVTLN from the coding sequence ATGTTTGTTGGGCCCCACGTGGCCTTGGCCGTACCACAACCAGAAGATTTCGATGAGATTAGTGACTGGTATACGGATGCTGATTTCGTTCGTAAAATGGACACCGCGGCGGCGCGACCGCTTACTGGCGAAGACCTTGAACGGACTTACCGCAACCTGGACCGTCATACGGAATACTACTTTCATATTCATAGTCTTGAAGACGACCACTTAATGGGCTTCGTGACCCTCTTCAACATCGAATGGAACAACCAGATTGCCCAGCTGGCGATTGCGATTGGCGACCCTGAAGAACGTGGTCATGGCTATGGGACCGAAGCGCTGAGCTTGATTCTCAACTATGCTTTTAACGAATTGAACCTTTATAAGGTCTGTTTGGACGTCATCGCAACAAACACCGCGGCCATCGCTGTTTATCAGAATAGTGGCTTCGAATTTGAGGGCACAAACAAGCGCGCTATCAAGCGTGACGGGCAACGCATCGACCTTCATCACATGGGATTATTTGCGGATGATTTTCAGCCTAGAGTCACTTTAAACTAA